A single Drosophila ananassae strain 14024-0371.13 chromosome 3L, ASM1763931v2, whole genome shotgun sequence DNA region contains:
- the LOC6496328 gene encoding dnaJ homolog subfamily C member 11: protein MASDHEESDAELEENYYTFLNLPRDATAEQINTAYRKQSRIYHPDKHLDPDSKKKAEIMFNRTKRAYEVLSDPHQRAIYDSVGEKGLRTEGWEIVHRTKTPAEIREEYERLAQAAAERRLQQRTNPRGNITINVNATEIFAPYDDTEMPRVEIGSMSIAQSIEAPITRKDMIIMSGNLYSSNGNGSGGFVVAGRRLLNKGWLELCAGAGNGFLLGLKGGRTLTQKLTLNGGTNLNFRDNGVIPALFSTLAVQLDKHTMGSLTLNAGPQSSMSTQIDHSKENYSLSTSFVIGTPHVYFGLSYTRKLMENELKLKLATKVGTFGFLGEYGLEKKVSKYSSVTATVSIGVPSGVILKFKILRSNQSYVFPIHLSDEIVPAAVFYASVTPVIAWFFIKKTVMDPMEAEKKSIEVERTKRQNEQRLSAKRQEASAAVHLMQRTYNRIMTEELERMGLIVTRAIYGCTVEGSTQFKPEQSLDVTIPIQCLVKDGTLQLYESSKSDLPGFYDPSIGDEKILRIEYTYQNQFQIINVKDNEALRLPMPG from the exons ATGGCTTCGGATCATGAAGAATCAGACGCTGAGCTGGAGGAGAACTACTACACATTTCTGAATTTACCACGGGAT GCCACTGCGGAGCAGATTAACACGGCGTACCGGAAACAGAGTCGCATTTATCATCCGGATAAGCATCTTGACCCGGACAGTAAGAAGAAGGCGGAGATCATGTTCAATCGTACCAAACGTGCCTACGAGGTGCTGTCGGATCCCCACCAGCGGGCCATCTACGATTCGGTGGGGGAAAAGGGTCTGCGCACCGAGGGCTGGGAGATCGTCCACCGGACCAAGACGCCGGCAGAGATTCGGGAGGAGTACGAGCGCCTAGCACAGGCTGCCGCCGAGCGACGGCTCCAGCAGCGAACGAATCCTCGCGGCAACATTACCATTAATGTAAACGCCACAGAAATATTTGCTCCGTACGATGACACGGAAATGCCGCGCGTGGAGATCGGCTCTATGAGCATTGCCCAGTCCATAGAAGCTCCAATCACGCGGAAGGATATGATCATCATGAGTGGCAACCTGTACTCTTCAAATGGCAATGGTAGTGGCGGCTTTGTAGTAGCCGGACGTCGGCTGCTCAATAAAGGTTGGCTGGAGCTTTGTGCTGGTGCGGGCAACGGCTTTCTGCTGGGTCTTAAGG GTGGACGCACTTTGACCCAGAAGCTGACGCTCAACGGTGGCACAAACCTGAACTTCCGGGACAACGGGGTGATACCTGCCTTGTTTTCTACGCTAGCCGTGCAGCTGGACAAACACACCATGGGAAGTCTCACGTTAAACGCTGGTCCCCAATCCTCCATGTCTACGCAGATCGATCACTCCAAGGAGAACTACTCGCTGAGCACGTCCTTTGTGATTGGCACGCCGCACGTCTACTTTGGTCTCTCTTACACTCGAAAGTTGATGGAGAATGAACTAAAGCTGAAACTAGCCACCAA AGTGGGAACTTTTGGATTCTTGGGCGAGTACGGCTTGGAAAAGAAGGTGTCCAAATACAGCTCGGTGACGGCAACGGTTTCAATTGGCGTGCCTTCTGGTGTCATCCTGAAATTCAA AATACTTCGTTCAAATCAATCGTATGTATTTCCCATCCACTTGAGCGATGAAATAGTTCCTGCTGCCGTTTTCTACGCCTCAGTCACTCCGGTGATCGCGTGGTTCTTCATCAAGAAGACAGTGATGGACCCCATGGAGGCGGAGAAGAAAAGTATCGAGGTGGAGCGAACGAAACGGCAGAACGAACAGAGGCTGTCGGCCAAGCGGCAGGAGGCGAGTGCTGCTGTCCATTTGATGCAGCGAACCTACAATCGGATTATGACCGAAGAGTTGGAGCGGATGGGTCTGATTGTGACGCGGGCCATATACGGCTGTACAGTGGAGGGTAGTACTCAGTTCAAGCCGGAGCAGTCGCTGGACGTGACAATACCTATTCAGTGCCTCGTTAAGGACGGAACCCTGCAGCTTTATGAGTCATCAAAG AGCGACCTGCCTGGTTTTTATGATCCCAGTATCGGAGATGAGAAGATACTGCGGATCGAGTACACCTATCAGAACCAGTTCCAAATAATCAACGTCAAGGACAATGAGGCGCTACGACTTCCAATGCCAGGATAG
- the LOC6496329 gene encoding beta-1,4-N-acetylgalactosaminyltransferase bre-4, whose product MIGFTRANLIRFVAGAICLLLVVNFLGFRTDGASGTSLSKLSIRRVHKYAHIYGNSSKLPAAPLAMSKEREQLLEGGPNSTSTTVIATANFTSIPQDLSHIPLSTYKALPMGRKTSSALHANCTDPDPRDGGPITPNTTLESLDIIEAELGPLLRPGGAFQPDKCNAQHHVAIVVPFRDRYAHLSVFLRNIHPFLMKQRIAYRIFIVEQTNGKPFNRAAMMNIGFLEALKVFQWDCFIFHDVDLLPLDDRNLYNCPRQPRHMSVAIDTLNFKLPYRSIFGGVSAMTREHFQAVNGFSNSFFGWGGEDDDMSNRLKHANLFISRYPVNIARYKMLKHQKEKANPKRYENLQNGMSKIESDGINSIKYVIYSIKEFPTFTWYLAELKNSERKS is encoded by the exons ATGATCGGATTCACAAGGGCGAATCTCATCCGCTTCGTGGCCGGCGCAATCTGCTTGTTGCTGGTGGTTAACTTTTTGGGCTTCCGCACCGACGGGGCCAGTGGCACCTCCCTAAGCAAGCTCAG CATCCGGCGTGTACACAAATATGCGCATATCTacggcaacagcagcaagcTGCCCGCTGCTCCACTGGCCATGTCCAAGGAGCGCGAGCAACTGCTGGAAGGCGGACCCAACTCCACCTCAACGACTGTGATTGCGACTGCAAACTTTACTTCCATTCCACAAGACTTATCGCACATCCCGCTGAGCACGTACAAGGCTCTGCCCATGGGTCGAAAAACCAGTTCCGCCCTCCATGCCAACTGCACTGATCCCGATCCCCGTGATG GTGGACCTATCACACCGAACACTACCCTCGAATCATTGGACATTATCGAAGCTGAGCTGGGTCCGCTTTTGCGCCCTGGTGGTGCCTTTCAGCCCGATAAGTGCAATGCCCAGCACCACGTAGCCATTGTGGTGCCCTTCCGAGACCGGTACGCCCACTTGTCCGTCTTCCTACGCAACATTCACCCGTTCCTGATGAAGCAGCGCATCGCTTATCGCATTTTTATAGTCGAGCAGACCAATGGTAAGCCCTTCAATCGGGCAGCTATGATGAACATTGGTTTTTTGGAGGCCTTAAAGGTGTTCCAGTGGGATTGTTTCATATTCCACGACGTGGATCTGTTGCCTCTGGATGACCGAAATCTGTACAACTGTCCTCGTCAGCCGCGGCACATGTCGGTGGCGATAGATACCCTCAACTTCAA GTTGCCTTATCGATCAATATTTGGCGGAGTCTCTGCCATGACGCGTGAGCATTTCCAGGCGGTTAATGGGTTTTCCAACTCGTTCTTTGGCTGGGGTGGTGAGGATGATGACATGTCCAACCGCCTGAAGCATGCCAACCTATTCATATCAAGGTACCCCGTCAACATAGCCCGCTACAAGATGCTAAAGCATCAGAAGGAGAAGGCCAATCCAAAGCG GTATGAGAATCTACAGAATGGCATGAGTAAAATTGAGAGCGATGGCATCAACTCGATCAAGTATGTTATTTACAGCATCAAGGAGTTCCCGACCTTCACTTGGTATTTAGCTGAGCTAAAGAACTCCGAGCGCAAGAGTTAG
- the LOC6494223 gene encoding uncharacterized protein LOC6494223, which translates to MQYSSSSENYSSSLRDKPSKWGKNDKNYSYKKSSYQYSSSADNNVSYQGKPADQNIDQLDALLEDLKQERQNTSRDRELLPSNGTSYRTLERTDPSGTVTRTTRVVKTSKHSGSGGQQPFIDDVETFNPTDYSTLQSTAKYSSLKRDEFQTRDKPYSLAPSPSGGHYESKKIYESNRTINNNLELLPGTTSTQTVTSGTTIDKELQDIALSDGILPAPGTKVTTTVRTYTYEIPATGPGSNTSTINRSHNLSNSNTLSSSYKLHESHNSSQNYSQLSPVPHTSHVPQTVVYNTESYSTLNKPNDRPLVTNQSYEIREHKETTTRGVSPQPRQLPLGSGPAGTPPGNRTVVYNIHKTDHVNTINELPPQQRYPAPHSPAHSPNYGGPHSPPLQPGVNRYYYKETETSNTVNSIHGPPNGGAPYEPQPAPLKQLPPINAYPPQHPPNGNGYPPNSTTYSYKYSSTTNTNNRRGPDFGSPSPFPVDGVEYPVNANPPQRVDDLMQSFGTTTDHVDTLETPVRKREIETAVASPNQQHVPSVNKAGKEVYYPPGHDTIIMKREEMHAGSASGGRWAKGSGMYEYESGSKSKTKTKSGGAVVPVCLPLCCAMPCSIM; encoded by the exons ATGCAGTACTCGAGCAGTTCGGAAAATTACTCATCCTCGTTGCGGGACAAGCCCTCGAAATGGGGCAAG AACGACAAAAACTACTCCTATAAGAAGTCTTCCTATCAATACTCAAGCTCGGCAGACAACAATGTCTCATACCAAGGTAAACCAGCCGATCAGAACATCGACCAGCTGGATGCCCTCTTGGAGGACCTGAAGCAGGAGCGTCAGAATACCAGCAGGGATCGGGAACTGCTGCCCAGCAATGGAACTTCCTATAGGACACT GGAACGTACTGATCCTTCGGGAACCGTAACGAGGACTACTCGTGTGGTGAAGACCTCCAAGCACTCCGGCTCCGGAGGCCAACAGCCCTTCATCGACGATGTGGAGACCTTCAATCCCACTGACTACAGCACTCTGCAGTCCACGGCCAAGTATTCCAGCTTGAAACGGGACGAGTTCCAGACCAGGGATAAGCCTTATAGCCTGG CTCCCTCTCCCAGTGGTGGTCACTACGAGAGTAAGAAGATCTATGAGAGCAACCGCACTATTAACAACAacctggagctgctgccggGAACCACCAGCACCCAGACGGTGACCAGCGGCACCACCATCGACAAGGAGCTGCAGGACATCGCCCTGAGCGATGGCATCCTGCCTGCCCCCGGCACTAAGGTGACCACCACAGTCAGGACATACACTTACGAGATTCCGGCCACTGGTCCCGGAAGCAACACCAGCACCATTAACCGAAGCCACAACCTGAGCAACTCGAATACTCTGAGCAGCAGCTACAAGCTCCACGAGTCGCACAACTCCAGCCAGAACTACTCGCAGCTTTCGCCGGTTCCGCACACGTCCCATGTGCCCCAAACCGTGGTCTACAACACGGAGAGCTACTCCACGCTGAATAAGCCCAACGACCGCCCCTTAGTCACCAATCAGTCGTACGAGATTCGGGAGCACAAGGAGACCACCACTCGCGGCGTCAGCCCCCAGCCGCGCCAATTGCCTCTAGGATCGGGACCGGCCGGTACGCCTCCGGGCAACCGTACCGTGGTCTACAACATCCACAAAACGGATCACGTGAATACGATCAATGAGCTGCCACCGCAGCAGCGCTATCCGGCGCCACACAGTCCGGCTCACAGTCCCAACTACGGTGGACCACACAGTCCGCCCCTGCAGCCGGGGGTGAACCGCTACTACTACAAGGAGACGGAGACCTCGAACACGGTGAACAGCATCCATGGACCACCCAATGGCGGAGCTCCCTACGAGCCCCAGCCCGCTCCTCTGAAGCAGCTGCCGCCGATCAACGCTTATCCGCCCCAGCATCCGCCAAACGGAAACGGATATCCGCCAAACTCCACCACATACAGCTACAAGTACTCCTCGACCACCAACACGAACAATCGTCGCGGACCGGACTTTGGATCCCCGTCGCCGTTCCCAGTCGATGGCGTGGAGTATCCAGTGAATGCCAATCCTCCCCAGCGGGTGGATGATCTGATGCAGAGCTTTGGAACT ACCACTGACCATGTGGATACCTTGGAGACTCCAGTGCGCAAGCGTGAAATCGAGACAGCAGTGGCCTCGCCCAACCAGCAGCATGTGCCGTCCGTGAACAAGGCCGGCAAGGAGGTCTACTATCCGCCAGGACACGACACCATCATAATGAAGCGCGAGGAGATGCATGCCGGATCTGCTTCAGGA GGACGCTGGGCCAAGGGCTCGGGAATGTATGAGTACGAGTCCGGCTCCAAGTCAAAGACGAAAACCAAGTCCGGGGGCGCCGTGGTGCCGGTGTGTCTGCCCCTCTGCTGTGCCATGCCCTGCTCCATTATGTAG